A DNA window from Lutra lutra chromosome 8, mLutLut1.2, whole genome shotgun sequence contains the following coding sequences:
- the NUDT4 gene encoding diphosphoinositol polyphosphate phosphohydrolase 2 isoform X1 yields the protein MMKFKPNQTRTYDREGFKKRAACLCFRSEQEDEVLLVSSSRYPDQWIVPGGGMEPEEEPGGAAVREVYEEAGVKGKLGRLLGIFEQNQDRKHRTYVYVLTVTEILEDWEDSVNIGRKREWFKVEDAIKVLQCHKPVHAEYLEKLKLGCSPTNGNSTVPSLPDNNTLFVTAAQTSGLPSSIR from the exons ATGATGAAGTTCAAGCCCAACCAGACGCGGACCTATGACCGCGAGGGCTTCAAGAAGCGGGCGGCGTGCCTGTGCTTCCGGAGCGAGCAGGAGGATGAG GTGCTGCTGGTGAGCAGCAGCCGGTACCCTGACCAGTGGATTGTCCCTGGAGGAGGCATGGAGCCAGAGGAGGAACCCGGTGGCGCTGCTGTGAGGGAGGTGTACGAAGAG GCTGGAGTCAAAGGAAAGTTAGGCAGACTCCTGGGCATATTTGAG CAGAACCAAGACAGAAAGCATAGAACATATGTTTATGTTCTTACTGTCACTGAAATATTAGAAGACTGGGAAGATTCTGTTAATATAG gaaggaagagagagtggtTCAAAGTAGAAGATGCCATCAAAGTTCTCCAGTGTCATAAGCCTGTACATGCAGAGTATCTGGAAAAACTAAAGCTGGGTTGTTCTCCAACCAATGGAAATTCCACAGTCCCTTCCCTTCCAGATAACAACACCTTGTTCGTGACTGCTGCACAGACCTCTGGGTTGCCATCCAGTATAAGATAG
- the NUDT4 gene encoding diphosphoinositol polyphosphate phosphohydrolase 2 isoform X2: MMKFKPNQTRTYDREGFKKRAACLCFRSEQEDEVLLVSSSRYPDQWIVPGGGMEPEEEPGGAAVREVYEEAGVKGKLGRLLGIFENQDRKHRTYVYVLTVTEILEDWEDSVNIGRKREWFKVEDAIKVLQCHKPVHAEYLEKLKLGCSPTNGNSTVPSLPDNNTLFVTAAQTSGLPSSIR, from the exons ATGATGAAGTTCAAGCCCAACCAGACGCGGACCTATGACCGCGAGGGCTTCAAGAAGCGGGCGGCGTGCCTGTGCTTCCGGAGCGAGCAGGAGGATGAG GTGCTGCTGGTGAGCAGCAGCCGGTACCCTGACCAGTGGATTGTCCCTGGAGGAGGCATGGAGCCAGAGGAGGAACCCGGTGGCGCTGCTGTGAGGGAGGTGTACGAAGAG GCTGGAGTCAAAGGAAAGTTAGGCAGACTCCTGGGCATATTTGAG AACCAAGACAGAAAGCATAGAACATATGTTTATGTTCTTACTGTCACTGAAATATTAGAAGACTGGGAAGATTCTGTTAATATAG gaaggaagagagagtggtTCAAAGTAGAAGATGCCATCAAAGTTCTCCAGTGTCATAAGCCTGTACATGCAGAGTATCTGGAAAAACTAAAGCTGGGTTGTTCTCCAACCAATGGAAATTCCACAGTCCCTTCCCTTCCAGATAACAACACCTTGTTCGTGACTGCTGCACAGACCTCTGGGTTGCCATCCAGTATAAGATAG